The Deinococcus aerolatus genome contains a region encoding:
- a CDS encoding zinc ribbon domain-containing protein: protein MKHRPVYALCPRCGRAVPLHLGERYCVNDGAPLLLACAGCGQPINSPYTRFCASCGRLHGEPSPVSPLV, encoded by the coding sequence ATGAAGCACAGACCTGTGTACGCCCTGTGCCCCCGTTGCGGGCGAGCCGTTCCCCTGCACCTGGGCGAGCGTTACTGCGTCAACGACGGCGCGCCGCTGCTGCTGGCCTGCGCGGGCTGCGGGCAGCCCATCAATTCGCCGTACACGCGCTTTTGTGCGTCCTGTGGGCGGCTCCATGGCGAACCCTCTCCTGTCTCCCCTCTGGTTTGA